A region of the Candidatus Methylomirabilis oxygeniifera genome:
CCGTCATGACCGTGGTGACCGTTTCTTCTTCGGCTTCAGTGGCGCGTATGCTCCGGCCTGGTGGTGGTACGACCCTTACTACTATTGGGGTGCATCGCCCTACTATTACAATCCGTATTATTACGGCTATCCGTATTTCGGAACCTATTACTACGGCTACCCGTACTACTATGGGTCAGATCCGTGTGCCTCCCAAGATCCGACCTACGCCCCGTACTGTCCGCCTCCAACCGACTACCCCTATGACCCCGGCTACGGCGTCCCGCCTGTCACCTATCCGCTACCGGCACCGCCTGGAGGTGAGTCTCAGCCGTCGACGTCTCCCGACCAACCGACATCTCCGACGAGCGGCCAGACTCCTTAGTCGACATCGTGGGGTTCCATCACAAGTCCAGAAGTCCTTTGATCGATTAATCCTCTCAATCAGCCAAGTCGGTCTTCCCGGCTTCGAAGGGGTATGGCGGTTGGTAAATGGGACGATAGCCGTCCGGGATCGGAAATGGGAACGTGACGATCTCATAGACCCCAGTGAGCGCTCGAGCGATCCCCCAGCTCAATCCCTCGAGAATCCCGACCGTGAAGCCGTACAACGGTCCGTCCTCAAGGGTACCGTAATACACGGTTTTCGGTACTTCAAGTACCACACCAAGTCCGGCATTCACCGCCCCGCGGGCCGCCTTCTGAGCCACCTGACCGGCAGCAGGTTCGTCCCCTGCAAACGCCACGGTTGCCGAATGATTTGCCAGCACCACCAACATCAATGCCACTGCCCAGGTGCGTGTCTTCATTGTTGTCCTCTTACTCAGAGCATTAAATAGCTTGCACTCCCACTTTTTCAAAGGGGGAGGTTGCTTGAGATGTCGTGCAAGAGCGCAATCTATTAAGTGCTCTCCTTAATATGTACTGCTCGTCGGCTACATATTCTCGATCTGCGCGGCTAGGGCAAGACCGTTACCGGGGGCCCCAGATCACGTCTGAGGGGCACTGTGGCCTGCGGTGGAACCATGATGTGATTCGTCACGCTGAACCCTCTCCAATGAAACTCCACGAAATGTTGACCCGCAGCTACCGGTACCACGGCGGGACCGCGCAGCTCTTTGGCCAGCCCGATTCGCCTGCCATCGACGAAGATCTCCGCATCCTCCGGCGTCACATCGATCTGCAAAGCGCCACCAGGTGGCGGGTATGGCCGGGGCGCATAGGCATATCTGGAACCATGCGCTCTATCCGCCTGCTCGCTTTGAACCGCATCGCCAGTCAGCGCACCGGTGACAGCGCCGATCGCAGCGCCGATGGCCGCGCCTTTACCGGGCGCACCTGCGATTCCGCCAAGAGCGGCGCCAGCCGCAGCGCCGATCGCAGCGCCCCCCAACGTCCCACTCTCTCTGGGTGTCGGGGGCGTGGCACACCCTGCAAGCGCCAATAGGAAGATCACGCCTAGCGCAATATACTGTTTCATCGTACCTCACCTCCAGTGAAACTATAGCACAGCCCCAATAGCGGTCACAACCGGCACAGCACCATTATAGCTCGGACGCCGCAACCCGGAAGCTCATTTTTCAAGATCCCCCGTTTCCCCCTTTTCATGGGGGTTAATGGGGATTTCAGGACTGCGATGAGTGACGACTTTGTGAGCAATTGACGGGGTCTTCATGCGGATGCTAGGATGCAATCACCGGAGAGAATTCATTTTACGCTGAAAGGAGAAGATGATGCAGAAAGCCCTTTCTCTCAGACAAGGGGTCGCGTTGCTGTTGTGTCTATTCTTGGTTACAGGCGGTACCTTCGGCTGTGCAGCGATCGAAGAGCAGGTAAAGGCACATCCTGAGACGGCTCTTGGCACCGGCATCGGGGTTGCGGCCGGCATGTTGACCGGAGGGTTGATCTTCGGTAATGCCGCCGGGACGCTCGTAGGCGGACTTCTGGGTGGCCTTACAGGCGGCGTTATCGGCAACGTTGTCGAGGCGCGATCGTGGGATCGTTCGGCAACCTCCCAGCGCTACCATTATAGCCCGACACAAGGGACCATGCTCCGAATTGAGGCCGTCGAAGCTCATCCGGCCCAGATCCGCCCAGGCGATACGATCAACCTTAACATGAGGTTTGCCGTGCTTGCTCCGAACATTCAGCACTCCGTTCAAGTCTCAGAGCGTCGACAGATCTTGTTCAATAGTTCACCAGTTGGCAACTCAACCCTGCAAATCCAACGGATGGGTGGAACCTGGACCAGCAGTCAGCCGCTTACCCTCCCTGCAAACGCAGCAACCGGCAGTTATCGGGTGATCATGAGTGTGAAGGCGGATGGCACAGAAGCCACCCAACAGACCACCTTCACTGTTGTCAGGTAAACGACTATTCACCCTATCGGCGAGACTCGATCCGGTCAACTCCTGCACAGCACACGCACCTCGTCCGCTCTGACGCTGCTTACCCTCTTTAGCTTTTTCCTGGTAGCATTCCTGTCGGTCTCCAGCGGCGTCATCGCCTCAAGTGACGGTGTAACCGTTTTTAACGTGACTGAGGCTCTGGTTGAGCGTGGTGAGATCGCAGTGAAAGGCGACAACGTTTCAGAGGGGGTTGCCGGAAGGCTGTATTCCCGCTATGGGATCGGTCTGTCTCTTGCGGCCATTCCCTTCTATCTGTTGGGCAAGGCGATGACCGTCTTTTCGCCCGCGCACCTGGATCCGCTCGTACTAAAGGGGGTCGTATCACTCACGAATGCGGCCATCGGTGCGTTGACCTGCATGCTCCTATTCCTTACGGCCTTACGATTCGGTTATTCTCATGGCATGGCCTTCCTACTGACTGTTGCCTTCGCATTCAGCACCTTCTTTATCGTATATGCGACGAAGTCGTTTCTTACTCAGCCGCTTGAGACGCTATGCCTTCTGGGATCGATCTATCACCTTGTCGGAAGCCGCGACGATGACACTTGCCGCCGTCCATTTTATGCCGGCCTATTTGCGGGGGTTGGGATTCTGACCAAGTGGTTCTTTGCGATCAACTTACCGATTCTAACAGCCTACCTCCTGATCGCCTCAGTCCGTGGCCGTCGGGTGCGGAATCTCGTCTTGTTCTCGATTCCTGTCGGCATGGCATTCGCTTTGGGTTTTGCCTATAACTACGCGCGGTTTGGCTCGATCCGGCAGACCGGATATGCCGGAATTCTATTCTTTTCTACCCCCCTGCTTGTCGGCCTCTACGGTCTTCTCCTGAGTTCCGGTAAGAGTCTCTTTCTCTATGCGCCGGTGGCGTTACTGGGTGTTGCATCGCTGAGGCCCTTTGCCAGGGATCGCCGGCACGAGATGTGGTTGCTTATCGGACTCCTCCTGATCAACGTGCTGGCGGTCTCCAAGTTCTACGATTGGAGCGGTGAAGGCGCATGGGGTCCACGATACCTCACTTTAGTCGTACCGTGCCTTATCCTG
Encoded here:
- a CDS encoding exported protein of unknown function (Evidence 5 : No homology to any previously reported sequences), with protein sequence MKTRTWAVALMLVVLANHSATVAFAGDEPAAGQVAQKAARGAVNAGLGVVLEVPKTVYYGTLEDGPLYGFTVGILEGLSWGIARALTGVYEIVTFPFPIPDGYRPIYQPPYPFEAGKTDLAD
- a CDS encoding putative 17 kDa surface antigen precursor (Evidence 3 : Function proposed based on presence of conserved amino acid motif, structural feature or limited homology), whose translation is MQKALSLRQGVALLLCLFLVTGGTFGCAAIEEQVKAHPETALGTGIGVAAGMLTGGLIFGNAAGTLVGGLLGGLTGGVIGNVVEARSWDRSATSQRYHYSPTQGTMLRIEAVEAHPAQIRPGDTINLNMRFAVLAPNIQHSVQVSERRQILFNSSPVGNSTLQIQRMGGTWTSSQPLTLPANAATGSYRVIMSVKADGTEATQQTTFTVVR
- a CDS encoding conserved exported protein of unknown function (Evidence 4 : Homologs of previously reported genes of unknown function), translating into MKQYIALGVIFLLALAGCATPPTPRESGTLGGAAIGAAAGAALGGIAGAPGKGAAIGAAIGAVTGALTGDAVQSEQADRAHGSRYAYAPRPYPPPGGALQIDVTPEDAEIFVDGRRIGLAKELRGPAVVPVAAGQHFVEFHWRGFSVTNHIMVPPQATVPLRRDLGPPVTVLP
- a CDS encoding conserved exported protein of unknown function (Evidence 4 : Homologs of previously reported genes of unknown function), whose amino-acid sequence is MNLWRAVPQMIGSTLILLLIVTAPVGFAQAGSRGGGGGRAGGVGGGAVIGGGRGSGSVGGGVRGGVPGGGGRDYPSHGRTYGDHPRHDRGDRFFFGFSGAYAPAWWWYDPYYYWGASPYYYNPYYYGYPYFGTYYYGYPYYYGSDPCASQDPTYAPYCPPPTDYPYDPGYGVPPVTYPLPAPPGGESQPSTSPDQPTSPTSGQTP
- a CDS encoding membrane protein of unknown function (Evidence 5 : No homology to any previously reported sequences), producing MTEALVERGEIAVKGDNVSEGVAGRLYSRYGIGLSLAAIPFYLLGKAMTVFSPAHLDPLVLKGVVSLTNAAIGALTCMLLFLTALRFGYSHGMAFLLTVAFAFSTFFIVYATKSFLTQPLETLCLLGSIYHLVGSRDDDTCRRPFYAGLFAGVGILTKWFFAINLPILTAYLLIASVRGRRVRNLVLFSIPVGMAFALGFAYNYARFGSIRQTGYAGILFFSTPLLVGLYGLLLSSGKSLFLYAPVALLGVASLRPFARDRRHEMWLLIGLLLINVLAVSKFYDWSGEGAWGPRYLTLVVPCLILPIGSLIEDRSKTTTRSVIGLMLVGVLVQFGGLSVYYGTYYRTIGEFPYQLEREDPLFLYKVRYVPNYSPVWGQLDMAGRNWKAFVRGEKPVFEITEKDERTPLSETDRHKLSGTLDLWFAYAYYAGAPLGLCLTGMVGLMGSAAALGWVAVRSCQGCSQPRPRT